Proteins encoded in a region of the Solanum dulcamara chromosome 9, daSolDulc1.2, whole genome shotgun sequence genome:
- the LOC129903293 gene encoding extensin-2-like: MAKIAYLLTTLLVALVSLSFPSECKANYYYTSPPPPTPVYKYKSPPPPVYKYKSPPPPPPIYKSPPPPVYKYKSPPPPPPVYKYKSPPPPVYKYKSPPPPPPVYKYKSPPPPIYKYKSPPPPPPVYKYKSPPPPVYKYKSPPPPPPVYKYKSPPPPVYKYKSPPPPPPVYKYKSPPPPVYKYKSPPPPTPVYKYKSPPPPVYKYKSPPPPTPVYKYKSPPPPVYKYKSPPPPTPVYKYKSPPPPVYKYKSPPPPTPVYKYKSPPPPVYKYKSPPPPPPVYKYKSPPPPVYKYKSPPPPVYKYKSPPPPVYKYKSPPPPPPVYKYKSPPPPVYKYKSPPPPVYKSPAPYYYTSPPPPSHY; the protein is encoded by the coding sequence ATGGCTAAAATAGCCTATCTTCTTACCACTCTTTTAGTGGCTTTAGTGTCCCTTAGCTTCCCTTCAGAATGCAAAGCAAATTACTACTATACATCTCCACCCCCACCAACCCCAGTCTACAAGTACAAGTCTCCGCCACCACCAGTTTATAAGTACAagtcaccaccaccacctccaccTATCTATAAATCTCCGCCACCACCTGTCTACAAGTACAAGTCTCCTCCTCCACCACCTCCAGTTTACAAGTACAAATCTCCACCACCACCTGTCTATAAGTACAAGTCTCCTCCTCCACCACCTCCAGTTTATAAGTACAAATCTCCACCACCACCTATTTACAAGTACAAGTCTCCTCCTCCACCACCTCCAGTTTACAAGTACAAATCTCCACCACCACCCGTCTACAAGTACAAGTCTCCTCCTCCACCACCTCCAGTTTACAAGTATAAATCTCCACCACCACCCGTCTACAAGTACAAGTCTCCTCCTCCACCACCTCCAGTTTACAAGTATAAATCTCCACCACCACCCGTCTACAAGTACAAGtctccaccaccaccaactCCAGTTTACAAGTACAAATCTCCACCACCACCCGTCTACAAGTACAAGtctccaccaccaccaactCCAGTTTACAAGTACAAATCTCCACCACCACCCGTCTACAAGTACAAGtctccaccaccaccaactCCAGTTTATAAGTACAAATCTCCACCACCACCCGTCTACAAGTACAAGTCTCCACCACCACCCACTCCAGTTTACAAGTACAAATCTCCACCACCACCCGTCTACAAGTACAAgtctccaccaccaccacctccgGTATACAAATATAAGTCCCCACCACCTCCAGTCTACAAGTACAAGTCTCCACCACCACCTGTTTATAAGTACAAATCTCCACCGCCACCTGTTTATAAGTACAAGTCTCCTCCACCACCTCCTCCAGTTTACAAGTACAagtcaccaccaccaccagttTACAAGTACAagtcaccaccaccaccagttTACAAGTCTCCAGCCCCTTACTATTACACTTCTCCACCTCCTCCTAGCCACTACTAG